The Fusarium graminearum PH-1 chromosome 2, whole genome shotgun sequence genome includes a region encoding these proteins:
- a CDS encoding phytoene dehydrogenase, giving the protein MSDIKQQQKSVIVIGAGVGGVSTAARLAKAGFKVTIVEKNDFTGGRCSLIHKDGYRFDQGPSLLLLPRFFHEIFQDLGTSLTAEGVELLKCEPNYNIWFGDGSSFEMSTDLTKMKKAIEAVEGIDGFERYLGFLQESHRHYEVSVESVLRRNFPSILSLARPEVLFNLFNIHPLESIWTRASKYFWTERLRRVFTFGSMYMGMSPFDAPGTYSLLQYTELAEGILYPRGGFHKVVEALVNVGQRLGVEYRLSTGVKSISIDQATGKANGVVLENGTHLPSDIVISNADLVYTYNNLLPKTSYADSLSKRETSCSSISFYWSASKIIPELKGHNIFLADEYQESNDSIFKEHLIPTHPLFTSMSLRALILRLLLRVRMRLLYWCLWVISSPTPLAHIVVLPSLEVPISLAVVARIGRR; this is encoded by the exons ATGAGTGATATCAAACAACAGCAGAAATCAGTTATTGTCATAG GTGCTGGCGTTGGTGGTGTTTCAACCGCTGCGCGACTCGCAAAGGCTGGCTTCAAGGTTAccattgttgaaaagaaCGATTTCACCGGTGGACGTTGTTCACTCATCCACAAAGATGGCTAC CGCTTTGATCAGGGCCCTtcactgcttcttctccccCGCTTCTTCCACGAGATCTTCCAAGACCTGGGAACATCTCTCACAGCAGAAGGAGTCGAGTTGTTAAAGTGTGAGCCCAACTACAACATTTGGTTCGGCGATGGCTCATCCTTTGAGATGTCAACTGATCtcaccaagatgaagaaggctaTCGAGGCTGTCGAGGGCATTGATGGGTTTGAGCGATATCTTGGTTTCCTCCAGGAGTCGCATCGTCATTACGAAGTCAGTGTTGAGTCAGTGCTACGAAGAAACTTCCCCAGCATTTTGAGTCTGGCACGTCCTGAAGTCTTGTTCAACTTGTTCAACATTCATCCCCTTGAGAGCATTTGGACACGTGCAAGCAAGTATTTCTGGACTGAAAGACTCAGGAGAGTCTTTACCTTTGGAAGCATGTACATGGGCATGAGTCCCTTTGACGCTCCCGGAACATACAGCTTGCTCCAGTATACCGAGCTAGCAGAGGGTATCCTGTATCCCAGAGGTGGATTCCACAAG gttgttgaggcaTTGGTCAATGTCGGCCAAAGACTAGGCGTTGAATACCGTCTCTCAACTGGCGTCAAGTCCATCTCTATTGACCAAGCAACCGGCAAGGCCAACGGCGTTGTCTTGGAGAATGGCACACATTTACCCTCAGACATTGTAATCTCAAATGCGGATCTCGTCTACACCTACAACAACCTTCTCCCCAAGACAAGCTACGCCGACTCACTATCAAAACGTGAGACATCATGCAGCAGCATTTCCTTCTACTGGTCCGCATCAAAGATAATTCCTGAGCTCAAAGGCCACAACATTTTCCTTGCCGACGAGTACCAGGAGTCAAACGACAGCATCTTCAAGGAGCACTTGATTCCTACGCACCCTCTTTTTACGTCAATGTCCCTTCGCGCATTGATCCTTCGGCTGCTCCTGAGGGTAAGGATGCGGTTGTTGTACTGGTGCCTGTGGGTCATCTCCTCTCCGACTCCGCTGGCACACATCGTGGTGCTTCCAAGTCTGGAAGTTCCAATATCACTGGCGGTGGTGGCCAGGATTGGGAGAAGATGA